Sequence from the Eurosta solidaginis isolate ZX-2024a chromosome X, ASM4086904v1, whole genome shotgun sequence genome:
AACGGTATTCATCATACACGCTATATCCAAAAAAAGTAATATTTTCTTTGCCTTCAAAAAGTTCtaataatacaatttttcataaaaataaatttcattcgAATAGCAAAAGCTTTCTCGGGCCCGAATCGTATATCTCAGACAAAATAAAATCTTCAATGAGAAGTAAAATTTAAGCTTGCACGATGTTTTACTTTgacaaaattttaatcaaaaggGACAAAAATAAGTGTCTTACATTAAACGATTTGTTACTGCCCATATGGAAGTATTACATAGATGGTATAAGTAGTGCAAaggtaaaataatatttaaatatataaaagatATTCACATACCAACCGTTAATGGGTTTTGCGTCGTGTTGCCATAGAAAAGTCCAAAACGTCCAAGATTTTGCCGAAATCAACCTCCGTTATGTTGTGTGCAGGTTCTGCATGTTCCTGTGGTTTGGCTGTAGTAGCATTTGAAGCAGTCGTTATTTTGTTCAACGTTGTTTCGTCTTTAAATTAACTGATTTGAAATTAAGGTGATTTAGCTATCATTACTACCTACGTACCATCATAAATTAATTCCAATTATCGGGGTGTTTGTATTCTGTTAGAACTGGTAGATACAGCAACATACTTATATGTCGTTCTCCGAGCGCAGTAGATTCGAGTCCAATTTCGAAGCCTTGATATTATTTCGTCATTGCTAAGGTTAACCGGATCTAAACCACGAATATAACAGGATCGTCGTAGACCTTCCGGGTGCATATTCTGAGCAGGTCCCTCTCGTACAATAGCTCAATCCATATGATACACCAAAAATACATGTTCCGATAAATGGAAACGTGTAAATAAGAAAGTCGGAACCCCATGTAGCTGTCACAAGGTATTAATATGATTTCTATTATGGGATAGCAAATCATATGGTGAACCTGCAAAATGTCCTTGACTTTTAGCAATAAGTCAACAGTGGAATGAAAACCACGACCCAACATGCCCACAATTTCTTCTTAagttcggcatcatttccgggcTTCGTGGCAGTTTTAAGCGTTGATTGTAATATTCTGAAAACTGATTTTTGTAGTTTAAGGAAGACGCTTTCCCTTAACCATATATTGTTCTTGTAGGTATACATGCGTATGTGACCTCTTTGAACCAATGATTAAACGGAATTTTGGTATAAAATCATATCTTTTCCAGGCTTGCGTTGTTTTTTATTGAGAGcaacataatttatttttatccATGCTCAAGTTTCTAAAGAGTAATCATAAAATCTATTTATCactccacaaaaaaaaatatatacacattCAGACTTCATTTGTACATAATTTGGGTTACTCCCTTATGCGTGTATCTACATTTTATGAGTGATTTACTGCAAATCGCGTGGACTTGCCTACAGCTCATACCAACACATCTCTCCCCTTAGTATAGTCTTACATAATTCATTACACATATAAAGTTGACGCATTATTTCAGAACCAATACAAAGCCTAATGGTCATAAATTCTTCTTCGAAACCAtgatattgtaaattttttatgatttcgGCTCCAATGATCGTGGCAGATTCCTTTCTAAAACGCCAACATTAAAATACAGATTTTCTCTCTGCGCTGGATCCGTTTGTGCCTCCGCGGCTAAACGTTCAGCCCGAAGTTCTTTTATAGATTTACTGTAATGCGTGTACGTGTCCGAGACTAAACTTTGCAAATTGTAACCGATGAAACCAACAACTGCAGCAACTGGCAATGTAATGTGAACAGCATTGCGGCGTAATATTGCCATAAGGATCGGCCACATTTTcagtattgtttttgtaatttcacagcattttttgtttgttattgctTTCATTCAGATATGAATCAAAATGCAATTTTCTTGCAGACGTGCAATGTTAACAGCATTGTTTGGGAGACGCTTGCTTGGAGCAACTTTTATGAACCGGGTCGCTGCCGTATCGCCGGAAAATGCGAACAAAGACATTTTTTGGGGAAACGCGAAAATTAAAGGCATAACGACATAGCCGACTATAGGCACAGCGGCTCCAATTAAAGCTGGTGCTACTTTCATAATATCTCGAGGCATTTGCACGTAAAGTTCATGTCTTTACGGATAAAGCGTTTAGCCCCCAACAATGCGTAGAACTTTAAGGGAAGCTTCCAGGTCATTATTATTACACCAACAAAGGTACGATACCCCTTCATGGCCGATGGAGTTTTTTTTTATCCggtaatttttcatattttgtggGGTAATCAAGGAAATGACTAATAGCTCACGATATTTCAACGCGACAATTCTTGTGTAGGAAAATTTTAGTCGTCCTTTGCTGTAGGTGGTCATTTAGACCAACTTGGTACATCAATGGGTGCTTTAATTCATTTGTTCTATCCGGAGAGTTCTTGCTGGGTGTGTAATTAAATATCTTATATTTCTGCATGCAATGCGCTTCCATCAAAATGCCATCAgaaactttattattattatatgagAAGGATTCGTAACCAGCTGAAATGAAACCAAGGataagaaattagaaaatttgtaaaattataaaaaaagggaacgatactgGCATACTTACCCAGCACAAGTTTTTCTTcataatgaaaattcattcaaaaatgtctctatactcatttccatgaatgaatgacattttgaataaacgaaacaaggttgccactcgatgacatttgctctTTTCGGTTCTTACGCAGTAAACTCATTGCGCGCGATCCAAAGGGGATCACAACTCGGATCCGTGAGATCCAACACACCCGAGTGTTAGCACACGAACAAAAATCAGAATTCACATATATAAACGCGAAGATATAGACCGAAATAAAAAGGCGCGCTCTGGTTTGTTTATCGTGGGTTTCCttttatcaaaaacaaaatagtTATTTTCCTTAAATCACTTTCCATTATTACTTTCATTAGTAAAAGTTAAGCTTTGGTCTAATCTCAAACTTAGCTTTAGACTGTTTCTTAAACTATAAAGAAATAACTTTCGAATTATATAAGACCGTGAAATTTCCAAgccttttcaagttttttattagcCTAAGCTTAACTGTGGAAAAGCTAATTGGAGATTGCGATAAAATTTTcaagattaataaaataatttttgttgttatatcggcctagtgattttaagatcgcgggttcgaatcgagctcaaggcctaacaataattttttatcattattattgttatgataaattttttcttaattgaaaacatttttaaattagaatagaagaaagaaaaaatttttggacaactgccaaagctcgttgtatagatccatttcgggaactgctaaattccttcatcggcaacgtttaggctccgctactataaccattcagccaccacagcggttttttgtttgtcttcattaatcctacttctattctggttcgtaccaattgatattcacaacactgcgacatctgttgcagaatggctgtgaaaattggacttgtttgttggcaatgctgccatagtgtcatattttattgacacttttttccccgagctctgggatgtattaacaatttttgttgttatatcggcctactgattttaagatcgcgggttcgaatcgagctcaaggcctaacaataattttttatcattattattgttatgataaattttttcttaattgaaaacatttttaaattagaatagaagaaagaaaaaatttttggacaactgccaaagctcgttgtatagatccatttcgggaactgctaaattccttcatcggcaacgtttaggctccgctgctataaccattcagccaccacagcggttttttgtttgtcttcattaatcctacttctattctggttcgtaccaattgatattcacaacactgcgacatctgttgcagaatggctgtgaaaattggacttgtttgttggcaatgctgccatagtgtcatattttattgacacttttttccccgtgctctgggatgtattaacaatttttgttgttatatcggcctactgattttaagatcgcgggttcgaatcgagctcaaggcctaacaataattttttatcattattattgttatgataaattttttcttaattgaaaaaatttttaaattagaatagaaggaagaaaaaatttttggacaactgccaaagctcgttgtatagatccatttcgggaactgctaaattccttcatcggcaacgtttaggctccgctgctataaccattcagccaccacagcggttttttgtttgtcttcattaatcctacttctattctggttcgtaccaattgatattcacaacactgcgacatctgttgcagaatggctgtgaaaattggacttgtttgttggcaatgctgccatagtgtcatattttattgacacttttttccccgtgctctgggatgtattaacaatttttgttgttatatcggcctacttattttaagatcgcgggttgtTCAGTTgtccaaaaattttttctttcttctattctaatttaaaaattttttcaattaagaaaaaatttatcataacaataataatgataaaaaattattgttaggccttgagctcgattcgaacccgcgatcttaaaatcagtaggccgatataacaacaaaaattgttaatacatcccagagcacggggaaaaaagtgtcaataaaatatgacactatggcagcattgccaacaaacaagtgcaattttcacagccattctgcaacagatgtcgcagtgttgtgaatatcaattggtacgaaccagaatagaagtaggattaatgaagacaaacaaaaaaccgctgtggtggctgaatggttatagcagcggagcctaaacgttgccgatgaaggaatttagcagttcccgaaatggatctatacaacgagctttggcagttgtccaaaaattttttctttcttctattctaatttaaaaattttttcaattaagaaaaaatttatcataacaataataatgataaaaaattattgttaggccttgagctcgattcgaacccgcgatcttaaaatcagtaggccgatataacaacaacaattgttaatacatcccagagcacggggaaaaaagtgtcaataaaatatgacactatggcagcattgccaacaaacaagtccaattttcacagccattctgcaacagatgtcgcagtgttgtgaatatcaattggtacgaaccagaatagaagtaggattaatgaagacaaacaaaaaaccgctgtggtggctgaatggttatagcagcggagcctaaacgttgccgatgaaggaatttagcagttcccgaaatggatctatacaacgagctttggcagttgtccaaaaattttttctttcttctattctaatttaaaaattttttcaattaagaaaaaatttatcataacaataataatgataaaaaattattgttaggccttgagctcgattcgaacccgcgatcttaaaatcagtaggccgatataacaacaaaaattgttaatacatcccagagcacggggaaaaaagtgtcaataaaatatgacactatggcagcattgccaacaaacaagtccaattttcacagccattctgcaacagatgtcgcagtgttgtgaatatcaattccAACCCCCTggagcaacgcgttgactccttcaccgtctcctgccggttgtgccataagaatcacggcatacgactatgcccgctgtacaggggattgtcggcagaagaacgcctccgggccgtcctTATACACAGGCACTGCTCCAATTGCCtatcgccgttccatcggttGGAAATATGCCCTAGCAGCGACCGGTGCCACCGCTGCCGAgaaccacaccacactacgctGCATATGGAGGATGAGCAACCGCAGCCACGCCCTACCTACCACGCCGAGCACGACGAGGAAGCAAGTGCCGATGAGCTGCTTTCTACTCACATAACGGACGACACCCGATCATGGGCACAACAGGTAGCAGATGAGGAGGAAGAAATGGAAGAAATATCCAGAGATGCAGCAGTTTTAGCTATCGCCCCAGCTCCCAACGGTGAAGCAAGATCCTTTCGACCGCTGCTACAACACGAAAAGCGGACAGCAGTCCCGGACCGAACTCGCTGACTAGACGTTTTATCGATTCGCGCCGGTGCTGCTAACACTtggtgccgacgtctacgccaccAGCATGATCAGTGGCACAACCCCGGCTACGGTCAATGGGCTTCTCATGCAGCCCACTGTCTTCGGACTGGAGCTTTCCAGCAATAATGTTCTGGCATCGCTCATTTACAGTTATTCTAATTTCCTACCAATTtcaaaagtacatataattaaccaggtgcatcaaaaccaagcaaccccacgtataTGAAcactaactttttcttttttattcacAGCTCCGCCCAGAGAGGCTGCATTAGTGGAGACCGGGAGTTCACAGGAGATCATattggaattttaatttatttaagttatcaCGCCTTGGGacggttgctggcgtactcatcagtttttttttttttttttttgttctttcgagttgctcgccgcaagggggctaGCATGTTTaagccaccagcctaaatatgcgctaccaccctaatgcacatttttggcaatattattatttaccggtaacggcccacccctgccgagcgctaacttcaaaggggaaaaattcgacgaaagttagctatcggcaggtggtgcggaccttttttcgttttaaactctttcttcttttttagaacgttcgagcgccagcagctatctcacaggtgagtaATCTAAGCCAACCATTTTTCACTCTTTAATAATTTGCATTTGAGTCCATATTGCAAGTGACTAATTTGTTATTTGTGCATTTAATCAATTCTTTTTTCCCTGAAGTAATATTGCAAATaacaattttataaattcgaattgCCAAAGTGCATAGTGAGGCGTGCATTTAATTTATTCTTTCctattaccaatatattttggGTTTGAATTAATTAAACCCCTTCATTAAATACAGCTAGTGTACTCTTGCACAGCTGTATATGCTTTGTATACACCTTGGGTTCTTTAACTTCTATAGTTGTTTTGGTTTAAAAGTTATAACGACTGATTTTGTTCTTTTATGGAGGCACTTGTTATAAGAACTATTAATCAAAGTTTTTCTTGCAAATCAATATAATCACAGTTCTTAATACAGTGAATAAATTGATATTGTTTGATATTAATTCGgtgtttatttcttttcattgcgacgcacacgcccgacaTCCCCGGGTCCACAATGCCCCCGCAACATTTGGTTCTAGGTAGTGATATAATCCCCCAGATAATTAAGGAAAACGTCGAAAAGTTCTCACCCCACCTGTTAGctcaaaacacgatatttggatgGATCATTAGAGGCAAGACGCCTGTGGAAGTATCCTCCTACTCCATACAAGTGTCAGAGGTAACTAATAACGAGCTAAACTCCATACTACCGAAGATgagttttgtgaaaattgttaaaCAAGCACAACTactttttagaaatccaaaaaagttttacagtttcgtaaattcaaagcggaaaactgctgggtatccttcctcattaacctttggaggtaaaaatgcttgcactgatgacgacgttgctgaactattttctgagttctttaagtctacgtattcatccagtggttttcattccggtcaatatccctatcgcttagatagctcgaattacattaggaatcctgctattgatggtaatattgtgcttcagagtcttcaatctttgaagcccaccttttctccgcgaccggacggtgttcctagttgcgtgcttaggtactgcgtcGAAAACATGTacgagcctattttaaaattatttgagctatctctgggatctgcgtcattcccggcactttggaaacagtcttttattatacccctgcataaaaaaggtagtaggtcaaaagttgaaaactacaggggtattgctaaactttcagtcattcctaaagtctttgaacagttgttaccagtcaactccaatatcagtgttctagtcttttgtcTCCCTGCctacacggttttattcgtcaaaggtcaaccactacaaatttgctggtattcacctctatagttatggaaggatttttagcgaacaagcaaacggatgtcatctacacggacttcagcaaagcatttgataccgtcaaccatgagttgcttattcataagcttgatttactgggctttccgtttcacctattaatgtggctgaaaagctatctttctaaccggacccaaaaagtcctgttcaagtgcaatctgtcggaatcgttcgga
This genomic interval carries:
- the LOC137234142 gene encoding small integral membrane protein 12-A-like, whose amino-acid sequence is MWPILMAILRRNAVHITLPVAAVVGFIGYNLQSLVSDTYTHYSKSIKELRAERLAAEAQTDPAQRENLYFNVGVLERNLPRSLEPKS